Genomic window (Armatimonadota bacterium):
AGCAGGCCGAAGCCACCGCCGAAGGTGAAACCCTTTGGCTCCGCTCCACCAAGCTCGGCGACGACATGGACCGCGTCCTTCTCCGCAAAGACGGTCGCCTTACCTACATCGCCAGCGATGTTGCATATCACAAAGACAAGTTCAACCGCCCAGCCGGAGCGGACAAATTGATCACCATCCTCGGCCCCGACCACCACGGCTACATCGGCCGCCTCACCGCCGTCGTCGCCGCCATGCTCCTGGAGCCAAGCGAACTCGGCGAGCCCTGCCCAGACGAGTTCGACGCCAAGCTCTACCGCGACGAAAACGAGAAAGCCGCTTGCCAGAAGGCGCTGAAAGAAGCCCGCGAGAAACTAGAAGTCCAGATCTACCAACTCGTCCGCTTCATGAAGGAAGGGAAGCCTGCCCCGATGCGAAAGCGGGACGGCAACATCTACGCCCTCATCGACCTCATGCGCGAAATAGGCGAGAAGCTAAAACCAGAAGGAACGGAGCAAGAAAAACTTGAGTCCGGCAAGGACGTTGCCCGCTTCTTCTATCTGATGCGCTCACACGACACCACGTTCGACTTCGACCTCGACCTCGCCGAGAAGCAGTCCGACGAGAACCCTGTCTTCTACGTCCAGTACGCCCACGCCCGAATCTGCTCGATCCTCGAAAAAGCTGGCGAGCAAGGCGACGCCAACCTCGCGCTCCTCACCCACCCCAAAGAGAAAACCCTTATCAAGCGCATCGCCGACCTCCCCAACGAAGTCAGCCGCGCCGCCGAGGACTACGGCGTCCACCGCCTCACCACCTACGCCATCGAGCTCGCCCGGGCTTTCCACGGCTTCTACGGCGATTGCAAAGTCATCTCCGAAGATGCCGCTTTGACCGCGGCCAGAGTTCAGCTTTGCGAGGCGACGAAGAAGGCGCTCAAAGAAACGCTCGATTTGCTTGGCGTCAGCGCTCCGGAGCGGATGTAAACCCCCGAAACGAATCACCATCTTCGTGCGTCCCGTAAGACAGGAAACTCAATGTCAGAAAATCCAAATCGTAGTCTTATCGGAACCGGAATCATCGCCTTTGCGGTGATCGCCTCGACCATGCTCCTCGGCAACGCCGTCGTGCGCGCTCGCGGAGGCGGCGAGATCAAAGTCACTGGCTCCGCCCGCAAGGACATCGACAGCGATATGATCGCCTGGACGGGGCGCATCTCTTATCGTTCGGATACCATGGGAAATGGCTACTCGGCGGTCAAAACGGCGATCGGCAAGCTGACGGATTACTTAAAGAGCAAGGGCTTGAGCGAGAAAGAGATCGTCATCGGTGCGGTCCAGACAACCGCGCTCTACGAAGAAAAGAAGGAAGGCGGATACGACAACGGCGGCTACCGTTCGATCAAAGGCTACGACGTCTCCCAGGCTGTCACGGTGCGATCGACAAAGGTCAACGAAGTCGAGCAGATTAGCCGCGAGTCAACCGACCTCATCGCCCAAGGCGTTCCGCTGGTCAGCGAGACACCGCAGTTCTTCTACACCAAGATCGGTGACGTCAAGCGCGAAATTCTTGGGTTAGCCGCTGAAGACGCCCGTAAGCGAGCTGAAGAAGTCGCTAGTAAGTCTGGCGCCGGAGTTGGCGATGTTCGCGGTGTCCGCATGGCCCCGTTGCAGATCACTCCGCGCTACGACTTTGAAATCTATGACTCAGGTTTCAACGACTTGACCTCGAAAGAGAAGTCGATTTCGGCGGTTGTGACGGTCACGTTCGGTGTGAAGTAGTTCACGAAAAATGGCTCACGTCGCACTTAAGAACGATTATCCCGGCATCGGGGGACTGCTCACAAGCTTTCCCGAAACCGGGAATATCCTCCTCAACCTGGCGGAGACCTTACTGAGAGGGCCGTCGAGCCTCACTTCTGCCGAGCGAGAGACAATCGCCACGATGGTGTCGGCTGGCAACAAGTGCAAGTTCTGCACGATGTCACATGCCGCAGCCGCGCGTTCGCACTGGGGCGAGGATTCGGACATCGTTGATTCGGTCTTAGCAGGGGATTACTCTAAACTTGACGCGAAACTGTCAGCTTTGTTGGCAATTGCCGAACACGTTCGTGGGAGGGTCACCCCAACTCCGGACCACTTGGTCCAGCAAGCACGCGACGCCGGGGCTGATGATAAGGCGATCCACGACACCGTCCTCATTGCTGCCGCTTTCTCGATGTACAACCGCTATGTTGAAGGCCTCGCCACGTACGCACCGGAAGGTATCGAAGCGTACGCAGCGATGGGCGAGCGCCTGGCGAAACAGGGGTACCTGAGCCCTCGTAGCTAGTTAAAGCCAGGTAAGAACTGTGCTTCAGCATCGAAGAGTCGCTTCGTAAGCTCGCGGATCTCTGCCGGGCAGCACACGGCCGAAGTCAATGGGTCGAGCATCAGCGCCCACTCGGCATGCTGCTTCGACTTTTGCACCGCCGCGTCTGCGGCGAGGTCGAAGTAGCGCATGTTTGAGTCGCAGATCGCCGCCATTTGCGAAGGGAGGCGGCCAAACTTCGTGGGCTGGATCCCGTTATGGTTGATCAAGCAGGCAACCTCAACGCAGCCATCATGAGGGAGGTTTGAGATCAACCCCTGGTTCGGGGCAACGTTTCCGTAGACGACGATGGGAGCGTTCTTCTCGATGGACTCGATGATCCAGGCACCGTATTCGAACGACCGCTTGAGGTCAAGCTCCTTCTCGCCGGAGATCATCTTGTCACGGTTCTCATCCGCCGTCTTGCGCCATGTGGGCCAGTTGTTGGCGTAGAACGACTCCTCGCCACGGTAGCCGGTATCGGTGTACTTATCAAGAAGGTCCTTGCGCTTGCGGTAGTAGGGAAGGTACTCGGAAAGGTGGCCGCTTGACTCGGTGATGAACGCTCCAAAGTGGAGCATCATGTCGCTTCGCACGGGTTCCTTGGTGGCGAAATCCGACGATCGATCCGCCGCCATCTCCATGAGCTTGGGATAGAGTGACTTTCTGTCTGGACCGTTGAACTCCGTGAACCAGGCGAGGTGGTTGATTCCTGCACATTGCCACTGAACCTGTTCGTAGGGAACTTCGGCGAAGCCAGCCAGCATTCGTGAAGTCCCCTGGACCGAGTGGCAAAGGCCGATCTGCTGAATCTCCGGCACCGCCCGAGCTCCGGCAAGAATCATCATGCTCATGGGATTGGTGTAGTTGAGCATGATCGCCTTGGGGCAAAGCTCGCGCATGTCGCGCAGGATGTCGAGGTAAACCGGAATCGTCCGCATCCCCTTCATGAGGCCGCCGGGACCAAGAGTGTCGCCGATGTTCTGGCTAATGCCGAACTCGAGTGGGATGTCGTTATCGAACCGAACGCATTCAGTTCCGCTGACTTCGATGGAGTTGACGACATAGTCGATGCCCGTCATCAACTCGCGCCGATTGGTCGAGCCTACAAGCTTCCATTTGTCGCTTTGACCCACCGTATCGATCAGCTTCTGCATCAGGGTCATCTGAAGCTGAAGCCGAGCCCCGTCGATATCGCACAGGCGCAGTTCGCCGCCTTGGTTATCGGGGATCAGGACGACATCGCGAAGCACAGAGTTCGTAAAGAAGCTCCCGGCGCCCATCATCAGGACGTTGACTTTGCGAGGCATCGAACCCGGAAGTCCATTGCGCTCGTCGGCTTTGCTATGGTCGAGGTGCGATTCAGTGGCGGCACTCATAATGAATGCAAAGTTTAACCGCCACCGTTGAAACGCGCCTAGTTTGCAGTCGAAAAATGGATGCTAGACCGTGAAAAGATCATCAATCGACAGTCCTCTCGCCCTCATTCCATCCTAGAAGTGGTGCTATTCTTTCGCTCATCTCCGTCAAAGACCATTCCGGAAGCGCTGATTCCCCACCAAGCTGAAGAACGCGAGTTGTTCCGACTCGAAATCTGCCGTTTGAGTAGCCCACCTGAGGCATTATCGAGAACGCCATCATTGCTAAGTCATCCTCCTTGTATGGGTCCACCAACGCGAAATGTGCATAGACCTTTCCTCTCCATCTCCTCAAGGTTTCGACTTCTTCGACATCTTTTAGGGAGGAAGCGCACCTTGCCTTGAGCATTTGTTTTTGGGAGCTGGTTGGTTGCGGAGTGCTTTCAAGCCAGTCGAACTCTCTATCCTGCTCCGCTTTCATAAATCCTTGAAGCCGTATATAGCTACAGATCGATACAGTGAACCAGGCAAATGCAGGTTCAATTAGTGCTAGTTCTCGTGGTTCGAGTCCAAGCATTGGGGCATGGTTTTCAGCGTCAAACAAAGTTAGGATGTCACGTCTGCACCCCGATGACCTTTGAAATTGGTCGACTTTGAATTCTATGGCGGCCACGCTATCTCTTAAAAAGAACAATCCTGATTCAAGGTTTGCGAGCGCAAGATGTGTGTTTCGGATCATTAATGGTAGCCCTTCTTCCTGATCTGGAACTACGCCGTAAAAAGATCATCAATGGATAGGTATCTCTCGCCCGTGTCATAGCAGAAGGTAAGCACCGTCGCTCCGTCCGGGAGTTCGGGAAGCTTCTTGGCCACCGCCGCCAAAGACGCTCCCGACGAGATGCCGATGAAGATGCCTTCCTCTGCTGCTGCCCGTCGAGCGTATTCAAATGCCTCGGCTTCCTCAATCTGGATCACTCCGTCGAGAGTATCGGTATGGAGGTTTGCCGGGACGAACCCGGCTCCGATTCCCTGGAGCCGGTGGGGCGAAGGGGCTCCACCCGAGATCACCGGGGACTTGGCTGGCTCCACGGCAAAGACCTGGAGAGAAGGGAACTGGGGCTTCAAAACCTCGGCAACGCCGGTGATGTGTCCGCCCGTTCCGACTCCGGTGATGATCGCATCAAGACCGTCTGGGAAGTCAGCCAGAATCTCGGCCGCCGTCGTTCGGTGGTGGACTTCGATGTTGGCCGGGTTCTCGAACTGCTGGGGAATCCAGCTATTGGGCGTTTCGGCGGCAAGCTCTTTGGCCCGCTCGATCGCGCCCTTCATTCCTTTCTCCTTCGGAGTCAGATCGAAGGTTGCCCCGTACGCCGACATGATTTTGCGCCTCTCGATGGACATCGACTCGGGCATCACAAGGATCAACTTGTATCCTTTGACCGCCGCAACCAGAGCGAGGCCGATTCCGGTGTTGCCCGAAGTCGGCTCAATAATCGTGGTTCCCGGCTTGAGCGACCCATCCGCCTCCGCCGCTTCGATCATGGCGAGCGCGATTCGATCTTTGATCGATCCGCCCGGATTCTGCCGCTCGAGCTTCATGAAGACGTTACATCGATCCCCAAAAAGCCGGTTGAGCCGCACGTGCGGAGTGTTGCCGATTGCTTCGAGGATGCTGTTGTATTTCATTTTGGGTTGTATTTCACAAAGGAGCCAGGGGCGACGGATTCGGTGATCCAGGCGTTTCCACCGATGATCGAGCCACGACCGATGACAGTCTCGCCGCCGAGAATCGTTGCATTAGCGTAAATCAGAACATCGTCTTCGATGGTGGGATGGCGTTTCGATTTCGCCATTTCCTTCGAAATCGAAAGTGCGCCGAGGGTCACGCCTTGATAAAGTTTTACGCCGGAGCCAATGACCGTTGTTTCACCAATCACAACTCCCGTGCCATGGTCGATGAAAAACCTTTCGCCAATCTGGGCGCCCGGATGAATATCGATTCCAGTCTCTCGGTGGGCCTTCTCGGTGATGATTCGAGGGACGAGCTTGAATCCTTGCAGATGAAGGAAGTGAGCAAGCCGGTAGTGGGCGGTCGCAAGAAAGCCAGGATAGGAGAGAATGATTTCGTCAAGCGTTGTTGCGGCCGGATCACCAAGGAGAATCGCATTGGCATCCAGCACGAGACTTTCCCTGATCTGCAAAAGTGAAGCAAAGAGTGATTCAGGTCTCAGAGTGGGCAGCTGAACCAGTTTCGAGAGCGATTCGGTTAACTGCGATATTGATTCAAGTCGCTCGCGCACAACTTTGTCCTCACAGTCCGCACTCTTGCAGAGTTCAGGAAAAAGCGCAGAGAGCACTTGTCCAACCCACTGCTCCGACGTGTGCTTTAGCGACAGCAGCGGCCGACTCGCATGAGCGATCTCGATAAACTGCTGGGTGTAGTCGGTTTCGCTCATTGTCCTGAAATACGACTTCATCGTACCGCCCGTCGCAGGAAAGTGGAACCCGTCGCAACGTCCAAGGTATTCTTATCGTATACCTACTTGAGTGTCTAAGACTCAAATGGTTTAACGCCATAATAGTAAGTAAGAGCCAACATGGGAAAAACAGTAGGAATTGACTTAGGAACTACCAACAGCGTCGTCGCCGTCATGGAGGGCGGTGAGCCAGTCGTTATCGCAACGGCCGAAGGCTCCCGAACCTGCCCATCCGTCGTCGGCTTTAAGCAGAATGGAGAGCGCCTCGTGGGCGTTACTGCAAAGCGACAAGCGGTGGTAAATCCGGACAATACAATTTCGTCGATCAAGCGATTCATCGGCCACCAATTCAGCGAAGTCTCCGGCGAGCAGAGCCGAATCAGCTACAAACTCAAAGCCGGGAAGAACGGGCAGACGGTTGCCTATGTGCCCGCTCTCGATAAGGAGCTAACCCCCGAAGAGGTTTCGGCAATGATTCTTCAGAAGCTGAAGACTGACGCGGAATCGTATCTCGGTGAAACGGTCGACCAGGCGGTCATCACTGTTCCCGCTTACTTCAACGACGCTCAGCGAACCGCAACCAAGAACGCCGGGGAGATCGCCGGACTCAAAGTTCTGCGAATCATCAACGAGCCAACCGCTGCTTCTCTGGCCTACGGGCTCGATAAGAAGGCTAATGAGACCATTCTGGTCTTCGACCTTGGTGGAGGAACGTTCGACGTCTCCGTCCTCGACGTCGGCGAAGGCGTTTTTGAAGTTCGCTCGACCAGTGGCGATAGCCACCTTGGCGGAGACGACTTCGACAATAAGATCGTTGACTGGCTTGCTGCGGAGTTCAAGAAGGACCAGGGCGTCGATCTTCTAAAGGATCGTGCGGCCGTCCAGCGACTTCGTGAGGCTGCAGAGCGAGCAAAGATTGAGCTCTCGAGCCAAATGTCGACTCAGATCAACCTTCCGTACGTCACGGCGGTTGACAACGAGCCGAAGCACCTCGACTACTCCATGACCCGTGCGAAGTTCGAAGAGCTGACCAGCGACTTGATGGACCGAGTCAAGAAGCCATTCAACCAAGCGCTCGAAGACGCAAAGATTAAGGCCGGCGAAGTCGACGAAATCATCATGGTTGGCGGCTCCTCACGAATGCCCCAGGTTCAAGACCTGGTCAAGAAGCTCACCGGCAAAGAGCCGAATCGCTCGGTTAACCCGGACGAAGTCGTTGCCATCGGCGCGGCCATCCAGGCCGGAGTCCTTGGCGGAGAAGTCAAGAACATCGTTCTCCTCGACGTCACCCCGCTGTCGCTGGGTGTCGAGACCCAAGGCGGAATTTTCGACAAGCTGATCGACCGAAACACCACGATTCCAACTAAGAAGAGCCGGGTTTACACAACTGCCGCGGATAACCAGCCGGAGGTCGAAATCCACATCCTTCAGGGTGAGCGACCAATGGCTCGCGACAACAAATCGCTCGGACGCTTCCACCTCGCCGGAATCCCGCCTGCACCGGCCCGGGTTCCGCAGATCGAAGTCACCTTTGATATCGACGCCAACGGAATCCTGCATGTTAGCGCGCAGGAGAAAGGAACCGGTGCCAAGCAGTCGATCACGATCACTGGTTCGGGCAACCTGAACCGTGATGAGATTGAGCGAATGGTTCGAGAGGCCGAAATGAACGCCGAAGCTGACCAGCAATTCCAAGAACTCGCCGAGTTGAAGAACAAGGCCGACAGCCTTGCCTCCCAGACCGAGAAGACACTTCGAGATGCAGGTGACAAGATCGACGAGGCGACGAGACAATCGGCAACCGAGAAGATCGAGGCCGTTCGAAAGGCGGTCGTGAGTGGATTTGAAGAAGAAATCAAGACCACCTACGCCGACCTCGAACAGCTTTCTCACTCGATTGCTGAGAAGTTGTACGCAGCTTCCGGAGCCGAAGGCGGAGTTTCTGAAAACACGGCTACTGACGGCGAAGAAGTCATCGACGCCGAGTTTAAAGAAGAAAAGTAAGGACAGCCATTAGCGGTCTGCCCTCAGCCCTCAGCGCTTAGCTGGGGGCTGTTTACTGTTCGGGTCGCGCATTTTTGTGCAAGAGATATTAGGACTGCTCGCTGATGTGTCGGGATTAGCTATGCTTGTTCCTATGGATTTCCGAGTCGTGCGTCTATTGCTTACCGTTTCTACTCTCGTCGGAGTCACAAGTCTGCCACTTGCCCAAACCTCAAAAAAGCTCAACCCTGAGTTTCTTATGGAGAAAATGACGGGAAAATGGGTGATGCGGGGGACGATCGCCGGGGACAAGGTCACGCACGATGTCACTGCGGACCGGATTCTTAACCGTCAATATGTCCGCATTCACGAAGTCTCGCGCGAGAAGGACTCAGCCGGAAAACCTGCGTACGAAGCATGGCTCCACATTGCCTGGGACAAAGCGAACGAGGAGTTTGTGGTCATGTGGCTAGACAATACTGGAGTCACCAACTTTTCTGCCGACGGAGTGGGACACGGAAAGCCGGTTGGTGACCGGATCCCGTTCGTCTGGAAATTGGCCGACGGGAGCGGAATTCATAACACGTTTGCTTACGAGCGCGAGAGCAATTCGTGGTCTTGGAGCATCGACAACGTGGACAAGTCTGGGAAAGCATCTGCTTTTGGCCGGGTGACGTTGAAGCGGAAGTAGAGGTTACAAGCTGGGCTGGCGAATGGCGAATGGCGATTGGCTCGGGTGTTGGGTCGATTGTCAGTGCCACCCGAGGACTTCTCCAGCCCACGCGGTGGTTCGTCGCGCTGCTTTAACGGCTTGCTCGCCGTCGGCTAAGCGCAACTAGGCCAAGACCCAGACACGCAAGGGTCGCGGGTTCAGGTACAGCGGCTACGACAGACACGTTGTCTAGAGCGGGACCGAAAGAAGTTGCGTCGAGGCTCGCAAACTTTAGAGTCGCTGCTGTGTCATCTGCCACGAAGCTGAATGATTTTTGCACCCATCCGATGTTCGGTCTAGAGAAACCTGTGGTGTCGAACGTATAGATTTGGGAGAATGAATCTACAGTTACTTGCGCGTTCTTGACCACCGGGTTACCGTCGGGGTTTCCGGCAAAAAAGAATTCGACGCTGTAGGTGGTGCCGGGAACCGTGACGAAAGACTGCTCTACCGAGCCAGCAAAGACTCGGGACAGATCAATACTCTTAGTGCCGTGTTGGGCAGTCCAATAGCTTTCGATCCAGTCGACGTTTGTCGCGGACCAACCGGGGAGAATGTTTGACGTACCGGGGATGGGCTGAACACCAGCAGAGCCGGTATAGTTACCTAGCTCGAAACTTCCGTTGACAAGAATATTGGCCGAAGCAGATACAGAGATGGCCGAGATGGCAAGTAGGAGCGCGACGCGAATTGTGAACACTCGCAAATTTTACAGCGATATTGCGATTATTCGGCTAGTAGAAATGCTAGTCGTAGCCAATGTGACTCAAGAAACTTCCGGTGCTACCACAATCGCAATTTGGACGCAATGAATCAGCGTGCCGTGATCCATTTGGGGAGTTTTGGGTTGGAGGCATGGAGGAACACTGACAAGCTGGGCGGACGGAGGGCGATTGGCTCGGGTGGTTGGTCGCTTGTCGATGCCAGACTACTTCCTACCTAGTTTGCCAGAAATTTGGATTTTATTAAACTTGCCTAGCAGAGGGTCAGATTTTATAAGAAGCAAAGGTAACATCCCGGCGTGAAGGCAAGTGAGTTAAGACGAGGTACGGCTGTCTTGGTCAGTATCGTTTTCGTACAGATCAGTAATGCTCAGTACACGGCAACAATTCTGAACAAAACGGGATTTGCTAACCCCAAGCCATCGGGTGCTAGCGGAAGTGCTACCGTGGGAACGGGAGACGTCACGGTTGGGCAGGTTCAGATTCCCCATGCCATGCTGTGGACCTCGCCGGGAGCAACTCCAATTGATCTTAACCCAGAGGGGTTCATCCAAACCTTCGCTACTGCCTCAACCGGTACAAATCAGTACGGATACGGGTACGGAGACGTAACCAGCTCGCGTTTTCATGCGCTTAAGTGGTCGGGGACAGCAGGAAGTTACGAAGATCTTAATCCCACGGGTTATCAAACAACGCAGATTTTTGGAGCTCATGGGAACTCGCAAGTTGGGATTGGTTTTGGTTTGATCACAAACAACACATGGAGGGCGATGCTGTGGCAAGGAACCGCCAATAGCTTTGTCGACCTTTCACCAGGAACGGTCTCCTCTGCGAAAGCAGTCGGGGTCTGGGGATCTCAGCAGGTTGGGAACACCCAAGTGAATGGAATGCATGCGCACGCGGCGTTGTGGAGTGGGTCTGCGGAATCCTGGGTCGACCTTCATCCGGCATCTTTTACACGAACCGAGGCCACTGGAGTTTGGAATGGGGTGCAAGTTGGATTTGGAGAGAGCACGGCAACGGGCAACCAGAGCCACGCTTTGCTTTGGCGAGGGTCGGCGGCTTCTGTTGTTGATCTTAATCCGACCGGTTTCTCGTTCTCGCAAGCTCTCGCGATCTCCCAAGCTGGCCAAGTGGGATTTGCGTATGGCGCGGCGACTTCTTTTCGGAGTCGTGCTGGGTATTGGAACGGTACAGCTGGCTCGTTCGTCAATCTCCATTCTCAGTTGACGGGGCTTGGAGTGAACTTCATTGAGAGCCAAGCCACGGGCATCGTGGATAATGGCGACATCGTTGGTTGGGGTTTCGACAGCGCCAGTAACTATCACGCATTGAGGTGGTCGCAACCTGTTCCCGAGCCGGCCACGGTGGCCGCGCTTGGTCTCGGATTGGTTGGTTTGGTTCGCAGACGTCGACGCAACTAGGTTGCGGTAGCGGCTGAAAACTGACGAGCTGGGCGGGCGGATGGCGATTGACTGCTCGACGCTAGTATGGTCGAGTCTTGGGGTGCATGGGAATTCCGTCTAGCGTGATCTTAAACCGGCGGGTAACGATAATGGTGAGTAGATCGAGATCTTCGGCTCGAACGTTCGAGGTGAAGTTCCAATCACCGTTCAGAGCACGGTGTACTTTGCTCAGTTGAGCGGCATGGAAGGTTTTTGACTTGGTCGCTACTGCATAAGGAACTTCGATCAACTTTCCTTCTTCGTCAACCGCCAGCCATGTGCTACCGTCCCTTGTAGGATGCTCAACGTATGCGTCCAAGTCAAAGTCTGGCTCACTCAATCCGATCTTGAATTTGCTCCTTATGAACATCGTCTCAGGAACAATCCTTGCAGGACCGACCTCAACGGGGCTCACAGTATCAATACCACCAAAAGTAAGAACGAGCTGTCCTAGCTTAGCCGAGCGAGTGTTGCGCAAGGAAAAGCCAGACACCCGAAAGGTCACCGAAGCGTCGGCCTCCACCTTGGTCTGCTGTTCGTTTTGACCAACGAGAACGGTGACGACTTGGTAGTTCCACATGGCGTCAGCGTAGGAGACTCCCATACCGTAGCTGTTTCGATAATTGCTCGTCACATTGCCAACGATTATTTGTGGGTTAGAGTAGGGGGTGCCGTCCTTGTGACTCGTGCGAAAATAGAGCAGCCTACACTCTCTTTTGAACATGGCCGGAAACGTCGGCACGTTTGGACCTTGCAGGTAGAGTTCCAACATCTTCTCAAATGCAAGATCTCTCATGCCTTGTACGTCCCAAGCATGAACCGACGTCGGCGTGACCCTGGCGATCCGGTAAAGGGGAGTCGAGTAGGGCAGTTTCTTGCTCACTACTTTGGAAACCCACTCCGGTAAGTCGGGTGTCGGCTTCC
Coding sequences:
- a CDS encoding SIMPL domain-containing protein (The SIMPL domain is named for its presence in mouse protein SIMPL (signalling molecule that associates with mouse pelle-like kinase). Bacterial member BP26, from Brucella, was shown to assemble into a channel-like structure, while YggE from E. coli has been associated with resistance to oxidative stress.); its protein translation is MSENPNRSLIGTGIIAFAVIASTMLLGNAVVRARGGGEIKVTGSARKDIDSDMIAWTGRISYRSDTMGNGYSAVKTAIGKLTDYLKSKGLSEKEIVIGAVQTTALYEEKKEGGYDNGGYRSIKGYDVSQAVTVRSTKVNEVEQISRESTDLIAQGVPLVSETPQFFYTKIGDVKREILGLAAEDARKRAEEVASKSGAGVGDVRGVRMAPLQITPRYDFEIYDSGFNDLTSKEKSISAVVTVTFGVK
- a CDS encoding carboxymuconolactone decarboxylase family protein codes for the protein MAHVALKNDYPGIGGLLTSFPETGNILLNLAETLLRGPSSLTSAERETIATMVSAGNKCKFCTMSHAAAARSHWGEDSDIVDSVLAGDYSKLDAKLSALLAIAEHVRGRVTPTPDHLVQQARDAGADDKAIHDTVLIAAAFSMYNRYVEGLATYAPEGIEAYAAMGERLAKQGYLSPRS
- the dnaK gene encoding molecular chaperone DnaK; this translates as MGKTVGIDLGTTNSVVAVMEGGEPVVIATAEGSRTCPSVVGFKQNGERLVGVTAKRQAVVNPDNTISSIKRFIGHQFSEVSGEQSRISYKLKAGKNGQTVAYVPALDKELTPEEVSAMILQKLKTDAESYLGETVDQAVITVPAYFNDAQRTATKNAGEIAGLKVLRIINEPTAASLAYGLDKKANETILVFDLGGGTFDVSVLDVGEGVFEVRSTSGDSHLGGDDFDNKIVDWLAAEFKKDQGVDLLKDRAAVQRLREAAERAKIELSSQMSTQINLPYVTAVDNEPKHLDYSMTRAKFEELTSDLMDRVKKPFNQALEDAKIKAGEVDEIIMVGGSSRMPQVQDLVKKLTGKEPNRSVNPDEVVAIGAAIQAGVLGGEVKNIVLLDVTPLSLGVETQGGIFDKLIDRNTTIPTKKSRVYTTAADNQPEVEIHILQGERPMARDNKSLGRFHLAGIPPAPARVPQIEVTFDIDANGILHVSAQEKGTGAKQSITITGSGNLNRDEIERMVREAEMNAEADQQFQELAELKNKADSLASQTEKTLRDAGDKIDEATRQSATEKIEAVRKAVVSGFEEEIKTTYADLEQLSHSIAEKLYAASGAEGGVSENTATDGEEVIDAEFKEEK
- a CDS encoding serine O-acetyltransferase, with the translated sequence MKSYFRTMSETDYTQQFIEIAHASRPLLSLKHTSEQWVGQVLSALFPELCKSADCEDKVVRERLESISQLTESLSKLVQLPTLRPESLFASLLQIRESLVLDANAILLGDPAATTLDEIILSYPGFLATAHYRLAHFLHLQGFKLVPRIITEKAHRETGIDIHPGAQIGERFFIDHGTGVVIGETTVIGSGVKLYQGVTLGALSISKEMAKSKRHPTIEDDVLIYANATILGGETVIGRGSIIGGNAWITESVAPGSFVKYNPK
- the cysK gene encoding cysteine synthase A, with protein sequence MKYNSILEAIGNTPHVRLNRLFGDRCNVFMKLERQNPGGSIKDRIALAMIEAAEADGSLKPGTTIIEPTSGNTGIGLALVAAVKGYKLILVMPESMSIERRKIMSAYGATFDLTPKEKGMKGAIERAKELAAETPNSWIPQQFENPANIEVHHRTTAAEILADFPDGLDAIITGVGTGGHITGVAEVLKPQFPSLQVFAVEPAKSPVISGGAPSPHRLQGIGAGFVPANLHTDTLDGVIQIEEAEAFEYARRAAAEEGIFIGISSGASLAAVAKKLPELPDGATVLTFCYDTGERYLSIDDLFTA
- a CDS encoding PEP-CTERM sorting domain-containing protein; translated protein: MKASELRRGTAVLVSIVFVQISNAQYTATILNKTGFANPKPSGASGSATVGTGDVTVGQVQIPHAMLWTSPGATPIDLNPEGFIQTFATASTGTNQYGYGYGDVTSSRFHALKWSGTAGSYEDLNPTGYQTTQIFGAHGNSQVGIGFGLITNNTWRAMLWQGTANSFVDLSPGTVSSAKAVGVWGSQQVGNTQVNGMHAHAALWSGSAESWVDLHPASFTRTEATGVWNGVQVGFGESTATGNQSHALLWRGSAASVVDLNPTGFSFSQALAISQAGQVGFAYGAATSFRSRAGYWNGTAGSFVNLHSQLTGLGVNFIESQATGIVDNGDIVGWGFDSASNYHALRWSQPVPEPATVAALGLGLVGLVRRRRRN
- a CDS encoding alpha-glucosidase/alpha-galactosidase, coding for MSAATESHLDHSKADERNGLPGSMPRKVNVLMMGAGSFFTNSVLRDVVLIPDNQGGELRLCDIDGARLQLQMTLMQKLIDTVGQSDKWKLVGSTNRRELMTGIDYVVNSIEVSGTECVRFDNDIPLEFGISQNIGDTLGPGGLMKGMRTIPVYLDILRDMRELCPKAIMLNYTNPMSMMILAGARAVPEIQQIGLCHSVQGTSRMLAGFAEVPYEQVQWQCAGINHLAWFTEFNGPDRKSLYPKLMEMAADRSSDFATKEPVRSDMMLHFGAFITESSGHLSEYLPYYRKRKDLLDKYTDTGYRGEESFYANNWPTWRKTADENRDKMISGEKELDLKRSFEYGAWIIESIEKNAPIVVYGNVAPNQGLISNLPHDGCVEVACLINHNGIQPTKFGRLPSQMAAICDSNMRYFDLAADAAVQKSKQHAEWALMLDPLTSAVCCPAEIRELTKRLFDAEAQFLPGFN
- a CDS encoding choice-of-anchor C family protein is translated as MFTIRVALLLAISAISVSASANILVNGSFELGNYTGSAGVQPIPGTSNILPGWSATNVDWIESYWTAQHGTKSIDLSRVFAGSVEQSFVTVPGTTYSVEFFFAGNPDGNPVVKNAQVTVDSFSQIYTFDTTGFSRPNIGWVQKSFSFVADDTAATLKFASLDATSFGPALDNVSVVAAVPEPATLACLGLGLVALSRRRASR